A single window of Flavobacterium sp. 140616W15 DNA harbors:
- a CDS encoding alpha-2-macroglobulin, whose product MRTRGLVYVLFVFFIFQSCGRKSASDFNSDFSLFKDYITSFTGGIVSSQSDIRVVLAFEKKEWKINEVLDNDLFDISPSVDGKVVALSSNTIAFIPEKKLKAGTEYQVTLNLDKLITLPKKGDDDKDLSKFNFTVKTVKQDFIVNTLDVQSYSKEYQYLNCVLKTADIIDLETAKKLVLASHNGKNLTIKFDKAASSGKEFKFIIDSIQRLSDASNLEISYDGSDFDIDQKGKMDFLITSINEFKIIKVEIPDENNQSVLINFSEPLEKGQDFKGLVAIQNTNNLKFSTQGNILKVYFSNQKPVEEVVHEVAVAVIDSASVAVDSASVSVDSAAVAVQEVVEEPESEPVSDQTVTGELLLEVFQGIESQYGRKMSENYTEKISFDQIKPNIKFIKNGTILPSSNNLKLNFEAVNLSAVDVKVYKIYKNNILQFLQNNELNGAQNLKRVAQPVAKTTINLKENTLINPTKWNTYALDLSKIIAPEPGAIYRVEFSYKKAYSLYKCETSEVDTDQTEEEEVDENDVNYSGNSYDDYYYDDYEWRESQDPCTGSYYYNAKIGTNILASDLGVIAKRGENKSYLFAVNNIITTEPVSNARVDLYSFQQQKLITGTTSSEGIASFQLDKFAYFAIVTLGTQSTYVKLDDGNSLSVSNFDVAGETLQKGLKGYIYGERGVWRPGDNLYLSFIFNDAANKLPKAHPIKFRLTDPNGKVTYQTVQKSNDLNHYAFTVPTDAEAPTGNWEAMVSVGGAKYYKSIKIETIKPNRLKIKNTFKRAILSSSYPNTSNLEVTWLHGAIAKNLNVEMQAKFSQQNTTFKGYEKYVFDDLVRQFSTEEINIFSGKLDANGRATVNIEPKLQGQAPGMLRAAFITKVFEEGGDFSTDVISTTYSPYNTYVGVKSPEPTKYGMLETRKMNRFDVVTVDENGRPKSVRDLEVKVYKTEWRWWWDASSDNLSNYNSSNATTSYKTFRVNTDASGKGSFQFALTDEEWGRYLIRVSDEVGGHASAITVNIDWPIWSGKTRNTDASTANMLVFSTDKKNYAVGEKAQISFPSSEGGRALISIENGSKVVQTLWVKTQKGETKVEVPITGAMAPNVYFNITLLQPHASTKNDSPIRMYGIVPIEVIDKTTILAPSIVMPDVLKPEQTFPVKVSEKSGKEMTYTIAVVDEGLLDLTRFKTPNAWDSFYVREALGVKTWDVYDDVIGAYGGKVNQIFSIGGDQDLGGGKAKKANRFKPVVVYLGPFKLGKGETKTHQIKLPKYIGSVRTMVVAGDANTSAYGSVEKATPVRSPLMVLASLPRKISPSEKVTIPVTIFAMEKNIKNVTVQIKTSNGLRVVGSPAQRLTFTQPDEKMAYFNLEVGSLTGIAKVQVIATSGKEKSVYDVEIDMTNPNPVTNTFTDVVLEPNSSKTIVWKTFGVSGSNKAKLEVSSMPTINLNGRLQFLIQYPHGCVEQTTSSVFPQLFLNDVADIDATRQQLIQKNVTAGITRLGSFQLSNGGLPYWQGNSIADDWGTSYAGHFMIEAEKKGYVLPINFKSKWLSYQQKEAKQWRFEPRYGNDMAQAYRLYTLALAGSSDLSSMNRLRETKGISNESKLRLAAAYVLAGQKSAASSLLLSSKIDEESSAYNYYYYGSSDRNRAMALETMLLLGQKQKAFAMAVKLAKSMASDQWMSTQTTAYSLYAMAQFSLNNGVKGIDVQYSKDGKSQVIKTSKTVADRSLTVKAGTNSITLKNNKKNTIYVRVLNTGILPIGQENVIQSDVSAGIVFKNRKGGVINVSKITQGTEFIAEVTVRSLRNERVENVALTQILPSGFEIVNTRFTDYGDATNNVADYIDIRDDRTNFYFGLKAGETKVFKILLNASYLGNYYLPGLQCEAMYDNTFLARTKGFWVEVVK is encoded by the coding sequence TTGAGAACAAGAGGATTAGTTTACGTGTTGTTTGTTTTTTTTATTTTTCAGTCTTGTGGAAGGAAATCTGCTTCTGATTTTAATTCTGATTTTTCATTATTCAAAGATTATATAACGAGTTTTACCGGAGGGATTGTTTCTTCTCAATCGGATATACGCGTTGTTTTGGCTTTTGAGAAAAAAGAATGGAAAATAAATGAAGTTTTAGATAACGATTTATTCGATATTTCGCCAAGTGTCGATGGTAAAGTTGTAGCGCTTTCTAGCAATACTATTGCTTTTATCCCCGAAAAAAAGCTAAAAGCAGGAACAGAATATCAAGTAACCTTAAATTTAGATAAACTAATTACGCTTCCTAAAAAAGGAGATGATGATAAAGATTTGTCTAAATTCAATTTTACTGTTAAAACCGTTAAACAGGATTTTATTGTAAATACGCTAGATGTTCAATCGTATAGTAAAGAATATCAATACCTAAATTGTGTATTAAAAACGGCTGATATTATAGATTTAGAAACAGCAAAAAAACTAGTTTTAGCTAGCCATAACGGAAAAAATCTTACTATTAAATTTGATAAAGCAGCAAGTTCTGGGAAGGAATTTAAGTTTATCATAGATAGTATTCAGCGTTTATCTGATGCAAGTAATCTTGAGATTTCTTATGATGGAAGCGATTTTGACATTGATCAAAAAGGAAAAATGGATTTTCTAATAACATCAATAAATGAGTTTAAAATAATAAAAGTTGAGATTCCAGACGAAAACAATCAATCTGTATTAATTAACTTTTCGGAGCCGTTAGAAAAAGGACAAGATTTTAAGGGATTGGTTGCCATACAAAATACAAACAACTTAAAGTTTTCAACTCAAGGAAATATTTTAAAAGTTTATTTCAGTAATCAAAAACCAGTTGAGGAAGTTGTACATGAGGTTGCTGTTGCTGTTATAGATTCAGCAAGTGTAGCAGTAGATTCAGCAAGTGTATCTGTGGATAGTGCTGCGGTGGCTGTACAAGAAGTAGTAGAAGAACCAGAGTCAGAGCCAGTATCTGATCAAACAGTAACTGGTGAACTATTGTTGGAAGTTTTTCAAGGAATAGAAAGTCAGTATGGTCGAAAGATGAGTGAAAATTACACGGAGAAAATTTCTTTCGATCAGATAAAACCGAATATTAAGTTCATAAAAAACGGAACGATTTTACCAAGTTCAAATAATTTAAAATTAAATTTTGAAGCGGTAAATCTTAGTGCAGTAGATGTAAAGGTTTACAAGATTTATAAAAATAATATCTTACAGTTTCTTCAGAACAATGAATTAAATGGAGCTCAAAATCTAAAAAGAGTGGCACAACCTGTTGCCAAAACAACAATTAATCTAAAAGAAAATACTTTAATTAATCCAACTAAGTGGAATACTTATGCCTTGGACTTGTCTAAAATAATCGCACCAGAACCAGGAGCAATTTATAGAGTGGAGTTCTCGTATAAAAAAGCATATTCTTTATATAAATGTGAAACTAGTGAAGTAGATACAGATCAAACAGAGGAAGAAGAGGTAGATGAAAATGATGTAAACTACAGTGGTAACTCATACGATGACTATTATTATGATGATTACGAATGGAGAGAAAGTCAGGATCCTTGTACAGGTTCCTATTATTATAATGCGAAAATTGGAACTAATATTCTAGCTTCAGATCTGGGAGTAATAGCCAAACGAGGAGAGAATAAATCCTATTTGTTTGCAGTAAATAACATAATCACCACCGAACCAGTTTCGAATGCAAGAGTAGATTTATACAGTTTTCAGCAACAGAAATTAATAACAGGAACAACAAGCAGTGAAGGAATCGCTTCTTTTCAGTTAGATAAATTTGCCTATTTTGCTATTGTCACTTTAGGAACGCAATCGACTTATGTGAAACTTGATGATGGAAATTCATTGTCGGTAAGTAACTTTGATGTAGCGGGGGAAACCTTGCAGAAAGGTTTAAAAGGATATATTTATGGTGAGCGTGGAGTTTGGCGCCCAGGAGACAATTTGTATTTATCATTTATATTTAATGATGCAGCAAATAAATTACCAAAAGCACATCCGATAAAATTTAGATTAACTGATCCTAACGGAAAAGTTACGTATCAAACGGTTCAGAAATCGAATGATCTAAATCATTATGCGTTTACAGTTCCTACAGATGCAGAAGCGCCTACAGGAAATTGGGAAGCTATGGTAAGTGTAGGAGGTGCTAAATATTACAAGAGCATAAAAATTGAGACGATTAAACCAAATCGTTTAAAAATAAAAAATACTTTTAAGAGAGCAATATTATCTTCATCATATCCAAATACAAGTAATCTTGAAGTTACATGGCTTCATGGAGCGATTGCTAAAAACTTGAATGTAGAAATGCAAGCAAAATTTTCTCAGCAAAACACTACTTTTAAAGGATACGAAAAATATGTTTTTGATGATTTGGTACGTCAATTTAGTACAGAGGAAATTAATATCTTCTCAGGGAAACTAGATGCAAACGGAAGAGCAACCGTAAACATTGAGCCTAAATTACAAGGGCAGGCACCAGGAATGTTAAGAGCAGCTTTTATTACCAAGGTTTTCGAAGAAGGTGGTGATTTTAGTACAGATGTTATCTCAACAACCTATTCGCCATATAACACTTATGTGGGAGTAAAATCGCCAGAACCTACAAAATACGGAATGCTTGAAACCCGTAAAATGAATCGATTTGATGTTGTAACTGTTGATGAAAATGGAAGACCAAAATCTGTAAGAGATTTAGAGGTAAAAGTGTATAAAACAGAATGGCGCTGGTGGTGGGACGCTTCGAGTGATAATTTATCCAATTACAATTCATCAAATGCTACCACATCTTACAAAACATTTAGAGTAAATACAGATGCAAGCGGAAAAGGAAGTTTTCAATTTGCATTGACAGATGAAGAATGGGGACGTTATTTGATTCGTGTTTCGGATGAAGTTGGAGGGCATGCATCAGCAATAACCGTAAATATAGATTGGCCAATCTGGTCTGGAAAAACAAGAAATACAGATGCTTCTACAGCCAATATGCTTGTTTTTTCTACAGATAAAAAGAATTATGCAGTAGGCGAAAAAGCACAAATATCTTTCCCTTCGAGTGAAGGCGGTCGTGCTTTAATCTCTATAGAAAATGGCTCGAAAGTAGTACAGACACTTTGGGTGAAAACTCAAAAAGGAGAAACTAAAGTTGAAGTTCCGATTACAGGAGCTATGGCGCCAAATGTGTATTTTAATATTACACTTTTGCAGCCCCATGCATCAACCAAAAATGATTCACCAATTCGTATGTACGGAATTGTTCCAATCGAAGTAATTGATAAAACGACGATTCTAGCTCCAAGTATAGTAATGCCAGATGTACTGAAACCAGAACAAACCTTTCCTGTAAAAGTAAGTGAGAAATCTGGAAAAGAAATGACTTATACAATTGCAGTTGTTGATGAAGGATTACTCGATTTAACCCGATTTAAAACGCCAAATGCATGGGACAGCTTTTATGTTAGAGAAGCTTTAGGTGTAAAAACTTGGGATGTATATGATGATGTAATTGGCGCATATGGCGGTAAAGTAAATCAGATTTTTAGTATTGGTGGAGATCAGGACTTAGGTGGAGGAAAAGCGAAGAAAGCCAATCGTTTTAAACCGGTAGTTGTTTACCTCGGACCATTTAAATTAGGAAAAGGAGAAACTAAAACACATCAGATAAAATTGCCTAAATATATTGGTTCAGTAAGAACAATGGTAGTTGCTGGAGATGCAAACACAAGTGCATACGGAAGTGTAGAGAAAGCAACTCCTGTTCGTAGTCCGTTAATGGTATTGGCTTCATTGCCAAGAAAAATTTCGCCATCAGAAAAAGTAACTATCCCAGTTACGATTTTTGCAATGGAAAAAAACATCAAAAACGTTACTGTACAAATTAAAACAAGCAATGGATTAAGAGTTGTAGGAAGTCCAGCTCAAAGATTGACATTTACACAGCCAGATGAAAAAATGGCCTATTTTAATCTAGAGGTGGGTAGCTTAACTGGAATTGCCAAAGTACAAGTTATTGCGACCTCAGGGAAAGAAAAATCAGTTTATGATGTCGAAATTGATATGACGAATCCAAATCCTGTTACGAACACATTTACAGATGTGGTTTTGGAACCAAATAGTTCAAAAACGATTGTTTGGAAAACATTTGGAGTGTCAGGAAGTAATAAAGCCAAGTTAGAAGTGTCGTCAATGCCAACTATTAATTTAAATGGAAGATTGCAATTTCTTATCCAGTATCCGCATGGATGTGTGGAGCAAACAACTTCGTCTGTATTTCCACAGTTATTCTTAAATGATGTGGCAGATATTGATGCAACACGCCAGCAGCTTATTCAAAAGAATGTTACAGCAGGAATTACAAGATTGGGAAGTTTTCAATTGTCAAATGGAGGACTTCCGTATTGGCAAGGGAATTCAATTGCCGATGATTGGGGAACCTCTTATGCAGGACATTTTATGATTGAAGCAGAGAAGAAAGGATATGTATTGCCAATCAATTTTAAATCAAAATGGCTTTCGTATCAACAAAAAGAGGCCAAACAATGGCGATTTGAACCGCGTTATGGGAATGATATGGCACAAGCATATCGCTTGTATACATTGGCTTTGGCTGGTTCGTCTGATTTGTCTTCAATGAATAGATTGCGTGAAACAAAAGGTATTTCTAACGAAAGCAAACTTAGACTTGCAGCAGCTTATGTTCTGGCAGGACAAAAAAGCGCCGCTTCGAGTTTGTTATTAAGTAGTAAAATCGATGAGGAGTCTTCAGCGTATAATTATTACTATTATGGTTCAAGCGATAGAAACCGTGCGATGGCTCTAGAAACAATGTTGTTATTAGGACAGAAACAAAAAGCATTTGCTATGGCTGTAAAACTGGCTAAAAGTATGGCAAGTGATCAATGGATGAGTACACAAACTACAGCTTATTCTTTGTATGCGATGGCTCAATTTTCATTGAACAATGGTGTAAAAGGAATAGATGTACAGTATAGTAAAGATGGAAAAAGTCAAGTTATAAAAACTTCAAAAACTGTTGCCGATAGAAGTTTGACAGTCAAAGCAGGTACAAACAGTATCACTTTAAAAAACAATAAAAAGAATACGATTTATGTTCGCGTATTGAATACTGGAATTTTACCGATAGGTCAGGAAAATGTAATTCAGAGTGATGTATCGGCTGGTATAGTCTTCAAAAACAGAAAAGGCGGAGTAATAAATGTTTCTAAGATAACACAAGGAACAGAATTTATCGCTGAGGTAACAGTTAGAAGCCTAAGAAATGAACGTGTCGAAAATGTAGCATTGACTCAAATTTTACCTTCAGGATTTGAAATTGTAAATACTCGCTTTACAGATTATGGGGACGCAACCAATAATGTCGCTGATTATATTGATATCCGTGATGATAGAACTAATTTCTATTTTGGACTAAAAGCAGGTGAAACCAAAGTGTTTAAAATTCTCTTGAATGCATCTTATTTAGGAAACTATTATTTACCAGGATTGCAATGTGAAGCAATGTACGATAATACATTCCTGGCGAGAACTAAAGGATTTTGGGTTGAAGTGGTGAAGTAA